One stretch of Brachyhypopomus gauderio isolate BG-103 unplaced genomic scaffold, BGAUD_0.2 sc57, whole genome shotgun sequence DNA includes these proteins:
- the gdf10b gene encoding growth/differentiation factor 10, whose amino-acid sequence MALFLIYAIQVLLLLDIDQIKAVDSFKQGLTRMSVHRNSDTAVQNMMSINMFKIYEKFSKEKYGHVDENTVRSFKAVSEFFNNKVLFYFNLTSIPESEVILSASLHFLDQHGRQRPWSCRRARGSSCRIQHLQLVLQGASQNMASPFYLGNITLSPHRKGPWQVIDVSSFVQQARTRNELFISAELHISERHQWRHEHFFLHGLPYILVYANDLAITEPNSIAMGLQRYSPFPVGEERITKPPIPTPSSRIRRNTDPLQNNLLPDVQHGDLKNKELWYNTYFALKAKPSSKNQGERQGQEIKWSRSQELSFDERTMKKARRKQWSEPRACARRYLRVDFADIGWSEWILAPKAFDAFYCGGTCGFPMSKVVHPSNHATIQSIVRAVGIVPGVPEPCCVADKMSPLAVLFLDTSRNMVLKVYPSMAVETCACR is encoded by the exons ATGGCACTTTTCCTCATTTATGCGATACAAGTTCTTCTACTATTGGATATCGATCAAATTAAAGCGGTGGACTCGTTTAAACAAGGTCTCACACGGATGTCGGTTCATCGGAACTCAGATACCGCTGTACAGAACATGATGTCAATTAATATGTTTAAAATTTATGAAAAATTCAGCAAAGAGAAGTACGGTCACGTGGATGAAAATACCGTCAGGAGCTTCAAAGCTGTCTCGG AGTTCTTTAACAACAAGGTCCTGTTTTATTTCAACCTAACTTCCATCCCTGAGTCAGAGGTGATCCTATCAGCAAGCCTTCACTTCCTTGACCAACATGGCCGTCAGCGGCCCTGGAGCTGTCGACGTGCCCGAGGATCCTCATGTCGCATCCAACACCTTCAGCTCGTTCTTCAAGGAGCATCACAAAACATGGCTTCCCCCTTTTATTTGGGCAATATCACATTATCTCCACACAGAAAAGGGCCTTGGCAGGTTATAGATGTGTCCTCATTTGTCCAGCAGGCCCGCACTCGAAATGAGCTCTTTATTTCTGCAGAGCTTCATATCAGCGAACGTCACCAGTGGCGGCACGAGCACTTCTTTCTCCACGGTTTACCCTACATTCTTGTGTATGCCAAtgacttagccatcactgagcCAAACAGCATTGCCATGGGCTTGCAGAGGTACAGCCCTTTTCCtgtgggagaggagaggataaCCAAACCACCTATTCCCACCCCAAGCTCCAGGATCAGAAGAAACACAGACCCCTTACAGAATAACCTTCTCCCTGATGTCCAGCATGGCGATCTGAAAAACAAGGAGCTTTGGTACAATACGTATTTTGCGCTGAAAGCCAAACCCTCATCCAAGAATCAGGGTGAGAGGCAGGGTCAGGAGATAAAATGGAGCAGGTCTCAAGAACTGAGCTTTGACGAGAGGACCATGAAGAAGGCCAGGCGTAAGCAGTGGAGTGAGCCTCGAGCGTGCGCCAGACGCTACCTGAGAGTGGACTTTGCTGACATAGGCTGGAGTGAGTGGATACTGGCCCCAAAAGCGTTTGATGCCTTCTACTGTGGAGGAACATGTGGATTTCCCATGTCCAAG GTTGTTCATCCCTCCAATCACGCCACCATACAGAGCATTGTGAGGGCGGTGGGGATAGTTCCTGGAGTCCCTGAGCCATGCTGTGTTGCTGACAAGATGAGTCCATTGGCTGTGCTGTTTCTGGACACCAGCAGGAACATGGTGCTGAAAGTCTACCCCAGCATGGCTGTGGAAACCTGTGCTTGTCGATAA
- the gdf2 gene encoding growth/differentiation factor 2, whose product MQGFQCLLLHLCLWVASSSEGKSIRKVSKQESMDDLEDENSLGSRLEGFVGSMKEDLLKMLNLSAVPQEQRKVQPSPFMMELYNKYASDKSSVPRSNVIRSFIIQEATQSFVSVNKTKHRLQFNVSIPNYEEITMVQLRLFVLLDRGQTACEDIFTSIYIFDVEQIQNPKRRLFLDRKDMNNTGSTWEAFKVTGAVLKWLQSRYGAGELEVEIESWGCGSSKGGFYDISLNLEDDTSPVLIVFSDDLESRKSKAKNELKEIISHEEETFLLRTGPTEDYDSEEELDLHSRKRRNTQKNFCQRTSLRVNFKDIGWDQWFVAPPEYEAYECKGVCDYPLTDDVSPSKHAIIQTLVNLSNPKKANKACCVPTKLDPLTVMYQENGIITVRHFYEEMKVAKCGCR is encoded by the exons ATGCAGGGATTTCAGTGTTTGCTGCTTCACCTATGCCTCTGGGTGGCTAGTTCTAGTGAGGGGAAATCAATACGTAAGGTTAGTAAGCAGGAAAGCATGGATGACCTGGAGGATGAGAACAGCTTGGGGTCCAGGTTGGAGGGCTTTGTGGGCTCCATGAAGGAAGACCTTCTGAAGATGCTGAACTTGTCAGCGGTTCCACAGGAACAGAGGAAAGTTCAGCCTTCTCCTTTTATGATGGAGCTGTATAACAAATATGCTTCGGACAAGTCTTCTGTTCCACGCTCCAATGTCATTCGAAGTTTCATCATACAAG AAGCAACCCAGTCCTTTGTTAGCGTCAACAAAACTAAACACAGGCTGCAATTCAATGTCTCCATCCCTAACTATGAGGAAATCACCATGGTGCAACTGCGGCTCTTTGTACTGTTGGACAGAGGGCAGACAGCCTGTGAAGACATTTTcacttccatttacatttttgatGTAGAACAGATACAGAACCCAAAGAGACGACTCTTCCTGGACAGAAAGGACATGAATAACACAGGAAGCACTTGGGAAGCCTTCAAAGTTACAGGTGCAGTCCTAAAATGGCTTCAGTCAAGGTACGGAGCAGGTGAGCTCGAGGTTGAGATAGAAAGTTGGGGCTGTGGGTCATCAAAAGGAGGGTTTTATGACATTAGCCTGAATTTGGAAGATgacacctctcctgttcttaTCGTCTTTTCGGATGACCTTGAGAGCAGGAAGTCGAAAGCCAAGAATGAGTTAAAGGAAATTATCTCCCATGAAGAGGAGACGTTTTTGTTGAGGACAGGTCCTACGGAGGACTATGACAGTGAGGAAGAGCTGGACCTGCATTCCAGGAAGAGGAGGAACACACAGAAGAACTTCTGCCAAAGAACCTCGCTGAGGGTGAATTTCAAGGATATTGGATGGGACCAGTGGTTTGTGGCACCACCTGAGTACGAAGCCTATGAATGCAAAGGGGTGTGTGATTACCCCCTAACAGATGATGTCAGCCCATCCAAACATGCAATCATCCAAACCCTGGTGAACCTGAGCAACCCCAAAAAGGCAAACAAAGCATGTTGTGTTCCAACAAAGCTGGACCCCTTAACTGTCATGTACCAAGAGAACGGCATCATCACCGTGAGACACTTTTATGAGGAGATGAAGGTGGCTAAGTGTGGTTGCAGGTAA